From a single Sorghum bicolor cultivar BTx623 chromosome 5, Sorghum_bicolor_NCBIv3, whole genome shotgun sequence genomic region:
- the LOC8082039 gene encoding receptor-like cytosolic serine/threonine-protein kinase RBK2: MNSEFRNAPSSCLRMMSRTNAAGGSPSPRSNDESSVSPRCVLDNGSTTACSNAGTCTTVATSSSTPATTTSMATTCALFPAITAATYTDPAALLKEATAAAAAARRDGPSAPPWKAVAEAWRSKAKRQLSGRIPSLGPTMSSTLRRLSIRRPDNVEVHEFCVLKPTLRTFSLAELKKATRNFSKENVVGRGGFAKVYRGSLPGGELVAVKKLTAAEGADRMEGFLSELGHVVNVSHPNIARLVGVGVDGGEHLVFPFSRLGCLSGMLHGSSGGAEPMPWEARYRVAVGTARGLEYLHERCARRIVHRDIKPANILLMDNYEPLICDFGLARWLPATLTQLQVTVFEGTFGYVPPEYTTHGVFSEKTDVFALGVVLLELLTGRRAIDAAKLSLVAWAKQYLDVDEDSEETLKMADPALGGRYDAEQLRNMAWAATLCVHTSPHQRPPMSEVVRILVGEGTHPRGGGRRSGAHQLDELSELNGYDVAPGYVDDLSRHKALAFAVDLDSPRTYTQQRISS, encoded by the exons ATGAACAG CGAATTTCGGAACGCACCTTCGTCTTGTTTGCGGATGATGTCGCGTACGAACGCCGCCGGcggctcgccgtcgccgcggagCAACGACGAGTCGTCTGTCTCGCCAAGGTGCGTCCTCGACAACGGCTCCACGACAGCCTGCAGCAACGCCGGCACCTGCACCACCGtggccaccagcagcagcacgcCAGCAACGACGACGTCAATGGCGACGACGTGCGCGTTGTTTCCAGCTATCACGGCGGCGACGTACACCGACCCGGCCGCGCTGCTGAAGGAAGcgacggctgcggcggcggccgcgcggCGCGACGGGCCGTCGGCGCCGCCGTGGAAGGCCGTAGCCGAGGCGTGGCGCTCCAAGGCCAAGCGCCAGCTCTCCGGCCGCATCCCGTCGCTGGGTCCCACGATGTCGTCGACGCTCCGCCGCCTAAGCATCCGCCGGCCAGACAACGTCGAGGTGCACGAGTTCTGCGTCCTCAAGCCCACCCTCCGCACCTTCTCCCTCGCCGAGCTCAAGAAGGCCACCCGCAACTTCAGCAAAG AGAACGTGGTGGGCAGGGGAGGGTTCGCGAAGGTGTACCGGGGCAGCCTCCCCGGCGGCGAGCTGGTGGCGGTGAAGAAGCTGACGGCTGCGGAAGGGGCGGACCGGATGGAGGGGTTCCTGTCGGAGCTGGGGCACGTGGTGAATGTGAGCCACCCAAACATCGCCAGGCTGGTGGGCGTGGGCGTCGACGGCGGCGAGCACCTCGTGTTCCCCTTCTCCCGCCTCGGCTGCCTCTCCGGGATGCTCCacggcagcagcggcggcgcggAGCCCATGCCGTGGGAGGCGAGGTACCGGGTGGCGGTGGGCACCGCGCGCGGGCTGGAGTACTTGCACGAGAGGTGCGCCAGGAGGATCGTGCACAGGGATATCAAGCCTGCCAACATTCTCCTCATGGACAACTACGAACCCCTG ATCTGCGACTTCGGGCTGGCGCGGTGGCTGCCGGCGACGCTGACGCAGCTGCAGGTGACGGTGTTCGAGGGCACCTTCGGGTATGTGCCGCCCGAGTACACCACGCACGGCGTCTTCAGCGAGAAGACGGACGTGTTCGCGCTCGGCGTCGTGCTGCTCGAGCTCCTCACCGGACGCCGCGCCATCGACGCCGCCAAGCTCAGCCTCGTCGCATGG GCAAAGCAGTACCTCGACGTCGACGAAGACAGCGAGGAGACCCTGAAGATGGCCGACCCTGCGCTGGGTGGCCGGTACGACGCCGAGCAGCTCCGGAACATGGCCTGGGCGGCCACACTCTGCGTCCACACCTCCCCACACCAACGCCCACCCATGAGCGAG GTGGTGCGGATACTCGTAGGAGAGGGGACGCATCCACGTGGCGGTGGGAGGCGCAGTGGGGCCCACCAGCTTGATGAGCTCTCGGAACTGAACGGCTACGATGTGGCGCCGGGATACGTGGATGATCTGAGCCGCCATAAGGCGCTCGCCTTCGCAGTCGACTTGGACTCGCCACGAACATACACCCAACAACGCATCTCTTCTTGA